One stretch of Erwinia sp. SLM-02 DNA includes these proteins:
- the mobC gene encoding plasmid mobilization relaxosome protein MobC — MKNYKDRYQRKHSITLCFNDEEFAQVEELASMLKKPRATAVRDLILNKDLKIKKEISKNKTGDVYFELHKIGVNINQIARAINTDIDTFISHEFAEDFLNLFEEITNEIEEIKRRI, encoded by the coding sequence ATGAAAAACTATAAAGATAGATACCAAAGAAAGCACAGTATTACACTTTGCTTCAATGACGAAGAATTTGCACAGGTTGAAGAACTGGCTTCTATGTTGAAAAAACCCAGAGCAACAGCCGTTAGAGATCTTATTCTCAATAAAGATTTAAAAATCAAAAAAGAAATATCAAAAAATAAAACTGGCGATGTATATTTCGAACTTCATAAAATAGGAGTAAACATTAACCAGATTGCAAGGGCAATAAATACTGATATTGATACATTTATTTCCCATGAATTTGCAGAAGATTTTTTAAATTTGTTTGAGGAAATAACAAATGAGATAGAAGAAATAAAAAGGAGAATATAA